The Bacillota bacterium genome contains a region encoding:
- the pgeF gene encoding peptidoglycan editing factor PgeF, with the protein MGGVSKGEYSWMNMGLSTRDNPEFVRENRRAFWSATGVAQGSVAQAGQVHGDRVAVCHTAGNYRETDGLVTARGGVVLAGTFADCVPIYLFDPVARIVALAHAGWRGTLSAIAARAVRAMEGCGAKASRCMAVIGPAIGACCYQVDERVMTPFSEAFPAWTDLAKPGETGGFLLDLKGINLRHLVGAGLSPSHVSVSGWCTACHPLMFFSHRRDSGRTGRMVGALWLTGVQEDSCRRLEKSERTEGRAPDAEGQQHIPGGQAPGR; encoded by the coding sequence ATGGGAGGGGTAAGCAAGGGGGAGTATTCCTGGATGAACATGGGCTTGTCAACCAGGGACAACCCCGAGTTCGTACGGGAGAACCGGCGGGCCTTCTGGTCCGCTACCGGTGTTGCCCAGGGTAGCGTGGCTCAGGCCGGGCAGGTCCACGGTGACCGGGTGGCGGTGTGCCACACCGCCGGGAACTACCGGGAGACCGATGGTCTTGTGACGGCCAGGGGCGGTGTGGTCCTGGCAGGGACCTTTGCTGACTGTGTCCCAATCTACCTGTTTGATCCTGTGGCTCGCATCGTGGCCCTGGCTCACGCGGGGTGGCGCGGCACGCTGTCGGCCATTGCTGCCCGGGCAGTTAGGGCCATGGAGGGCTGCGGGGCGAAGGCCTCCAGGTGCATGGCTGTAATAGGGCCCGCCATAGGCGCGTGCTGCTACCAAGTTGATGAGAGGGTCATGACCCCATTTTCCGAGGCCTTTCCCGCCTGGACGGACCTGGCGAAACCCGGTGAAACCGGGGGCTTCCTCCTTGACCTCAAGGGGATTAACCTTCGCCACCTGGTGGGGGCGGGCCTGTCCCCGTCCCATGTCAGCGTGAGCGGCTGGTGCACCGCCTGCCACCCCCTAATGTTCTTCTCCCACCGGCGCGACTCGGGAAGGACAGGGAGAATGGTGGGGGCCTTGTGGCTTACTGGCGTGCAGGAGGATTCGTGTCGCCGCTTGGAGAAATCTGAGAGAACCGAGGGGAGAGCGCCTGATGCCGAAGGCCAGCAGCATATACCGGGGGGCCAAGCGCCGGGCCGCTGA
- a CDS encoding HlyD family efflux transporter periplasmic adaptor subunit, whose translation MPKASSIYRGAKRRAADGRAPKRKRQRSPVPLLILLLAAAVTWVFILGPGRGTLLSRFARVGSVQQGSVEVTASGEGLILRAESVYKAPVQGEVMVLLPEGERVRVGSPVVEVVSPSLLEELEAQVSSIRQDLAGFQAQDALRLSSLKDEALRLDRELIAAATGLQDALKGGDTTAIQKAWKHLERLYREREEKAASVASLEERLRTLLEDESQVVRQMEEASSVMEARETGCVSYAVDGLEALLDPGSGTEVTAATVYQADPQPAPIMTGDSVEAGAPLFKIVDVGSIRLALALQVQDALALAKKGEFLVRLLEPGSATFRVRAHEVGKKTGDDYAVITLEPLEFKEDLVTARRVKAEAILETLDGTLIPRGALAEVSGIEGVYVVEKATARFWPVTILGATGDSVVIEGISPGTSIVLTPFLVKDGSTVR comes from the coding sequence ATGCCGAAGGCCAGCAGCATATACCGGGGGGCCAAGCGCCGGGCCGCTGATGGCCGGGCTCCCAAGAGGAAGCGCCAAAGGAGCCCAGTCCCACTCCTTATCCTGCTTCTGGCGGCAGCGGTCACCTGGGTGTTCATCCTGGGGCCGGGAAGAGGGACCCTCCTGTCGCGCTTCGCCCGGGTTGGCAGCGTCCAGCAGGGTTCCGTGGAGGTAACCGCCAGCGGGGAGGGGCTCATCCTCAGGGCCGAAAGCGTCTACAAGGCGCCGGTTCAGGGCGAGGTCATGGTGCTCCTGCCTGAGGGCGAGAGGGTACGGGTAGGCTCTCCTGTGGTGGAGGTAGTGAGCCCCAGCCTCCTGGAGGAACTGGAGGCCCAAGTCTCCTCCATTCGACAGGACCTGGCAGGTTTCCAGGCCCAGGATGCCCTGAGGCTCTCTTCCCTGAAGGACGAGGCACTCAGGCTTGACCGGGAGCTTATAGCGGCTGCCACTGGACTCCAGGATGCCCTCAAGGGAGGCGACACGACCGCCATCCAGAAGGCCTGGAAGCATCTGGAGCGCCTCTACAGGGAAAGGGAAGAAAAGGCCGCGTCCGTGGCCTCCCTGGAGGAACGATTGCGCACCCTCCTGGAGGACGAATCCCAGGTGGTGCGCCAGATGGAGGAGGCCTCCAGCGTCATGGAGGCAAGGGAGACGGGCTGTGTAAGCTATGCGGTGGATGGGCTTGAGGCCCTCCTGGACCCCGGCAGTGGAACGGAGGTAACCGCCGCTACGGTATACCAGGCAGACCCCCAGCCAGCCCCCATCATGACCGGGGATAGCGTTGAGGCGGGAGCGCCACTCTTTAAGATCGTCGATGTGGGCAGCATACGCTTGGCCCTGGCATTGCAGGTCCAGGACGCACTGGCCCTGGCCAAGAAGGGCGAGTTCTTGGTGCGGCTCCTGGAGCCGGGCTCCGCGACATTTAGAGTCCGGGCGCACGAGGTGGGCAAGAAGACTGGGGATGACTACGCAGTGATTACCCTGGAGCCCTTGGAGTTCAAAGAGGATCTGGTCACCGCCAGGAGGGTCAAGGCCGAGGCTATCCTCGAGACCCTTGACGGAACTCTCATCCCCCGAGGGGCGCTGGCCGAGGTCTCAGGCATAGAGGGTGTGTACGTTGTTGAGAAGGCTACCGCCCGGTTCTGGCCGGTGACGATCTTGGGTGCCACGGGCGACAGCGTTGTTATTGAGGGCATATCCCCAGGCACCAGCATTGTGCTCACGCCCTTCCTGGTCAAAGACGGGTCTACTGTGAGGTAA
- a CDS encoding YggS family pyridoxal phosphate-dependent enzyme — protein sequence MSIADNMARICESVAKAALKAGRSPKDVSVVAVTKTVALPRILEALECGISHVGESRVQEAKEKLPGLPPGITRHMVGHLQTNKVGSALGIFEVIHSLDRVSLAQEISRRALAQGMVARVLVQVNTAGDEERHGVLPAGVESLVRQVSVMGGLSVEGLMTIAPYTSDERRLRKAFSVLRELRDEIKGKNMAGVTMEHLSMGMSGDYQLAIEEGATLVRVGTAIFGSRPRGGDG from the coding sequence TTGAGCATTGCAGACAACATGGCAAGGATATGTGAGAGCGTGGCCAAGGCGGCCCTCAAGGCCGGGAGATCCCCCAAGGATGTATCGGTGGTGGCTGTTACCAAGACGGTAGCGCTTCCAAGGATCCTGGAGGCACTGGAGTGCGGGATCAGTCACGTGGGGGAGAGTAGGGTTCAGGAGGCCAAGGAGAAACTGCCGGGCCTTCCCCCGGGTATCACCAGGCACATGGTTGGACACCTCCAGACGAACAAGGTGGGGAGCGCCCTGGGGATCTTCGAGGTCATACACTCACTGGATAGGGTGTCCCTAGCCCAGGAGATCTCCCGGAGGGCCCTGGCCCAGGGGATGGTGGCACGAGTGCTGGTCCAGGTGAACACCGCTGGGGATGAGGAGAGACATGGAGTGCTTCCAGCCGGGGTTGAATCCCTTGTCCGGCAGGTCTCGGTTATGGGGGGGCTGTCGGTAGAGGGCTTGATGACCATCGCCCCCTACACCAGCGATGAGAGGCGACTCAGGAAGGCCTTTAGTGTCCTTAGGGAACTAAGGGATGAGATCAAGGGGAAGAATATGGCAGGGGTCACCATGGAGCACCTGTCCATGGGAATGAGCGGAGACTACCAGCTGGCCATCGAGGAGGGGGCCACGCTCGTAAGGGTGGGCACCGCCATCTTTGGATCCAGACCGCGAGGAGGTGACGGATAG
- a CDS encoding YggT family protein gives MVRQVIHTFFSILVWLIIIRVILSWIRPSAYNRTYYEIRRVIFRLTEPILEPIRGRLPPMGTIDLSPLVAVILLQIVEVLLLRLVGAR, from the coding sequence ATGGTCAGGCAGGTGATCCATACCTTCTTCTCAATACTGGTGTGGCTCATCATTATTCGCGTGATCCTGTCGTGGATACGCCCCAGCGCCTACAACAGGACCTACTATGAGATTAGGAGAGTCATCTTCAGGCTCACCGAGCCAATACTTGAGCCTATCCGGGGCCGGCTGCCTCCAATGGGCACCATTGACCTTTCGCCCCTGGTGGCTGTGATTCTCCTCCAGATCGTTGAGGTGCTTCTTCTGAGGCTGGT
- a CDS encoding YlmC/YmxH family sporulation protein produces MERATDLRARDVINIVDGRRLGAISDLEIDLDTGRITAIVVPAPGPWWALFGREGDYVIRWDRIRKIGEDVILVELPGYSQPRYDRR; encoded by the coding sequence GGCCACTGATCTCAGGGCGCGGGACGTAATCAACATTGTGGATGGTCGCAGGCTTGGCGCCATCAGCGACCTTGAGATCGACCTGGATACGGGCCGCATAACGGCCATCGTTGTCCCTGCCCCCGGGCCGTGGTGGGCCCTTTTTGGGCGTGAGGGCGACTACGTGATCCGGTGGGACCGCATCCGCAAGATCGGTGAGGACGTGATACTTGTGGAGCTGCCCGGCTACTCCCAGCCCCGGTACGACCGGCGATAG